AAAGCTGTTCAGCGGGTGATGCTCAAGCAACGTTCAGGTTCAATTATCAACATGAGTTCGGTAGTTGGCGTTGGCGGAAATGCCGGCCAGTCAAACTATTCAGCCTCTAAAGCTGGATTGATTGGCTTTACTAAATCAATGGCACAGGAGTTGGGCTCACGCAGTATTCGTTGCAATGCCATAGCGCCCGGCTTTATCGAAACAGATATGACAGCAAAATTGCCGGAAGATGTTCGCAAAGCATGGATTGAAGGTATTCCGCTCAAACGTGGCGGTAAACCTGAAGATGTGGCAGATGTCAGTTTATTTTTGGCTTCCGACCTCTCATCATATGTAACCGGTCAGGTGATAAGCGTTTGCGGTGGTATGCAGATGTAATTATTGAACCAATTAATGTTAAATACAGGTGGTAACTTATTGCTTGTAGTTTAGCATAGTAGTATAAAAAATAATGGTGGGCTGCTTTCAGCAGCCCACCATTATTTTTTACCAGTTTGCTCAGTGGCCGCCACTACCTCCACCTCCGCTTGTAACTACTGTTACATCAACATAACTCAGATTGTTCAAGGTGTCAACAACAGGTTGAGATGCGGTTGTTTCAGGAGAACCCCATTGCCCGGCTGTATTTCCGGTATAATTGCCTATGACTGCATCTTCAAGATGTATAAATGAAGCATTGCCATTACCGCTCATGTAAAAAGTGAGCCGGTAAAGACCTAAAGCAGTAGGTTTCCATCCACCTTGTGAAGCACCATAAATGTATTTGCCTCCTACATTTAGTTC
This Lentimicrobiaceae bacterium DNA region includes the following protein-coding sequences:
- the fabG gene encoding 3-oxoacyl-[acyl-carrier-protein] reductase, whose product is MKLLEGKTALITGGARGIGKAIALKFAAEGADVAFSDLNYDAASESLEKELAAFGVKAKGYASDASSFDGSDKLINDVMADFGRIDVLVNNAGITRDNLLMRMTEADWDLVIKVNLKSVFNMTKAVQRVMLKQRSGSIINMSSVVGVGGNAGQSNYSASKAGLIGFTKSMAQELGSRSIRCNAIAPGFIETDMTAKLPEDVRKAWIEGIPLKRGGKPEDVADVSLFLASDLSSYVTGQVISVCGGMQM